One window of the Klebsiella oxytoca genome contains the following:
- the ftsY gene encoding signal recognition particle-docking protein FtsY: protein MAKDKKRGFFSWLGFGQKEQAQDTETEQKVEAQQEVEEQSPESEAPAVVSEAVDAPATEKPDAEAFAADVVEVTEQVVESEQLQAVAESPVIEEIAEQPVVEEIIPEPVVEEVIAEPVVAEALVEQQPEEVMPEPEAAVIEEAVVEEAEPEEPVEDAEAELTDEELEAQALAAADAAENAVEVVPDATVVTPLEQEKPTKEGFFARLKRSLIKTKQNLGSGFISLFRGKKIDDDLFEELEEQLLIADVGVETTRKIITNLTNDASRKQLRDAEALYGLLKEEMGDILAKVDEPLNVEGKTPFVILMVGVNGVGKTTTIGKLARQFEQQGKSVMLAAGDTFRAAAVEQLQVWGQRNNIPVIAQHTGADSASVIFDAIQAAKARNIDVLIADTAGRLQNKSHLMEELKKIVRVMKKLDVDAPHEVMLTIDASTGQNAISQAKLFHEAVGLTGITLTKLDGTAKGGVIFSVADQFGIPIRYIGVGERIEDLRPFNAGDFIEALFARED, encoded by the coding sequence ATGGCGAAAGACAAAAAACGTGGCTTCTTTTCCTGGCTGGGCTTTGGACAAAAAGAACAGGCGCAGGACACCGAAACAGAACAAAAAGTAGAAGCCCAGCAAGAGGTTGAAGAACAGTCTCCGGAAAGCGAAGCGCCTGCGGTTGTTTCCGAAGCTGTCGACGCGCCTGCGACGGAGAAGCCGGATGCCGAAGCTTTTGCCGCCGACGTGGTCGAGGTCACCGAACAGGTCGTGGAGAGCGAACAGCTGCAGGCGGTTGCCGAATCGCCGGTTATTGAGGAAATTGCTGAACAGCCAGTGGTTGAGGAGATTATCCCTGAGCCAGTGGTTGAGGAGGTTATTGCCGAGCCGGTGGTCGCTGAAGCGCTGGTTGAACAGCAGCCGGAAGAGGTTATGCCTGAGCCGGAAGCTGCAGTTATTGAAGAGGCCGTTGTTGAAGAAGCGGAACCAGAGGAACCGGTAGAGGACGCGGAAGCTGAACTCACCGACGAAGAGCTGGAAGCGCAGGCTCTGGCGGCAGCCGATGCGGCGGAAAACGCCGTAGAAGTGGTGCCGGACGCAACCGTCGTGACGCCGTTAGAGCAGGAAAAACCGACCAAAGAAGGGTTCTTCGCTCGCCTTAAACGCAGCCTGATAAAAACCAAGCAGAACCTCGGTTCCGGATTTATCAGTCTGTTCCGCGGCAAGAAAATCGACGATGATCTGTTTGAAGAGCTGGAAGAGCAGCTGCTGATTGCTGATGTCGGCGTGGAAACCACCCGTAAGATCATCACTAATCTTACCAACGACGCCAGCCGCAAGCAGCTGCGCGACGCCGAGGCGCTGTACGGCCTGCTGAAAGAAGAGATGGGCGATATTCTGGCGAAAGTGGACGAGCCGCTGAATGTGGAAGGCAAAACGCCGTTTGTTATTCTGATGGTCGGCGTCAACGGCGTCGGTAAAACCACCACCATCGGCAAGCTGGCGCGTCAGTTCGAGCAGCAGGGCAAGTCGGTGATGCTGGCGGCGGGGGATACTTTCCGCGCGGCGGCGGTGGAGCAGCTGCAGGTATGGGGCCAGCGTAACAATATTCCGGTGATTGCCCAGCATACCGGCGCGGATTCGGCATCGGTTATTTTTGATGCTATCCAGGCGGCGAAGGCGCGCAATATTGACGTCCTGATTGCCGACACCGCGGGTCGTCTGCAGAATAAATCGCATCTGATGGAAGAACTGAAGAAGATTGTCCGCGTCATGAAAAAGCTGGACGTTGATGCGCCGCATGAAGTCATGCTGACTATTGACGCCAGCACCGGGCAGAATGCGATTAGCCAGGCCAAACTGTTCCACGAAGCGGTTGGACTGACCGGTATCACTTTGACTAAGCTGGATGGTACCGCCAAGGGCGGGGTTATCTTCTCGGTTGCCGACCAGTTCGGTATTCCGATTCGCTACATCGGTGTTGGCGAACGTATTGAAGATCTGCGTCCGTTTAATGCGGGCGACTTTATTGAGGCACTTTTTGCCCGAGAGGATTAA
- the rsmD gene encoding 16S rRNA (guanine(966)-N(2))-methyltransferase, translating to MKKPNHAGSGQIRIIGGQWRGRKLPVPESPGLRPTTDRVRETLFNWLAPSIVDANCLDCFAGSGALGLEALSRYAASATLLEMERGVAQQLQKNLATLKASNGKVVNSNTLAFLAQTGTPHHIVFVDPPFRKGLLEETLTLLENNGWLSEEALIYIESEVENGLPPVPTNWHPYREKVAGQVAYRLYQREAQGENHAD from the coding sequence ATGAAGAAACCAAACCACGCAGGCAGCGGCCAGATCCGTATTATCGGCGGACAATGGCGAGGCCGTAAATTACCGGTGCCGGAGAGCCCGGGTCTGCGCCCGACCACCGACCGGGTCCGCGAAACGCTATTTAACTGGCTGGCGCCGTCAATCGTTGACGCAAACTGCCTCGACTGCTTCGCCGGCAGCGGCGCGCTGGGCCTTGAAGCGCTCTCCCGCTATGCGGCCAGCGCCACGCTGCTGGAAATGGAGCGCGGCGTCGCCCAGCAGCTGCAAAAAAATCTCGCCACCCTGAAGGCCAGTAACGGTAAGGTCGTGAATTCCAATACGTTAGCGTTTCTCGCTCAGACGGGTACGCCGCACCATATCGTGTTTGTCGATCCCCCGTTTCGCAAAGGGCTGCTTGAAGAGACGCTGACGCTGCTGGAAAACAACGGCTGGCTTAGCGAGGAAGCGCTCATCTACATTGAGAGCGAAGTCGAAAACGGTCTACCGCCGGTGCCCACAAACTGGCATCCGTACCGTGAGAAAGTGGCCGGACAGGTCGCCTACCGTCTGTACCAACGTGAGGCTCAAGGAGAAAACCATGCTGATTAA
- a CDS encoding DUF1145 family protein — protein MLINFGRLLMLCVWAFLLLNLFQPFPKPLNIFVNVALIFMILMHGLQLTLLKATQTKEMPPLGRFEQIRIFIFGVFELVAWQKKLKATLKKK, from the coding sequence ATGCTGATTAACTTTGGCCGCTTGCTGATGCTGTGCGTGTGGGCGTTTTTGTTGCTGAACCTGTTTCAACCGTTCCCGAAGCCGCTGAATATCTTCGTTAACGTGGCGCTGATCTTTATGATTCTGATGCACGGCCTGCAGCTGACGCTGCTGAAAGCGACGCAGACAAAAGAGATGCCGCCGCTGGGGCGCTTCGAGCAGATTCGTATTTTCATCTTCGGCGTATTCGAACTGGTCGCCTGGCAGAAAAAGCTCAAGGCGACCCTGAAGAAGAAATAA
- a CDS encoding DUF2500 domain-containing protein, with protein MSKVPLFFMVAVAIIAVAASYRYVQQRREKMENDAAPLLQKRVVVSNKREKVINDRRSRQQTVTPAGSEMRYEASFRPANGGLEVVFRLQAPQYHALSVGDKGVLSYKGSRFVDFTPDP; from the coding sequence ATGAGTAAAGTTCCGCTGTTTTTTATGGTTGCCGTTGCCATCATTGCGGTTGCCGCGTCGTATCGCTATGTGCAGCAGCGTCGGGAAAAGATGGAGAACGACGCCGCGCCGCTGCTGCAAAAGCGGGTGGTGGTGAGCAATAAAAGGGAAAAGGTGATTAACGATCGTCGTTCACGCCAGCAGACGGTGACGCCTGCCGGTAGCGAGATGCGTTATGAAGCCAGCTTCAGGCCGGCAAACGGCGGGCTGGAAGTGGTTTTTCGCCTGCAGGCACCGCAGTATCACGCGCTAAGCGTCGGAGATAAAGGTGTACTGAGCTATAAGGGGTCGCGGTTTGTAGACTTTACGCCAGACCCCTGA
- a CDS encoding lysoplasmalogenase: protein MLWSFIAVCFSAILYIDASWRGPAWRCWVFKPVTLLLLLLLAWQAPMFNAISYLVLAGLCASLVGDALTLLPRQRVMYAVGAFFLSHLLYTIWFASQLTLSFFWPLPLVLLILGALLLAIIWTRLEEMRMPVFTFIAMTLVMAWLAGELWFARPTDTALSGFAGAASLLLGNAVWLVSHYRRRFRADTAISTAFYFAGHFLIVRALYL, encoded by the coding sequence ATGCTTTGGTCGTTTATTGCTGTCTGTTTCTCCGCAATTCTCTATATCGATGCATCCTGGCGTGGGCCCGCCTGGCGTTGCTGGGTGTTTAAACCCGTCACGCTGCTCCTGCTTCTGCTGCTGGCCTGGCAAGCGCCAATGTTTAACGCCATCAGCTATCTGGTGCTGGCGGGGCTTTGCGCCTCGCTGGTTGGCGACGCGCTGACCCTGTTGCCTCGTCAACGGGTGATGTACGCCGTGGGAGCATTTTTTCTCTCTCATCTGCTCTACACCATCTGGTTTGCCAGCCAGCTAACGCTCTCGTTCTTCTGGCCGCTGCCGCTGGTGCTGTTGATCCTCGGCGCCCTGCTGCTGGCGATTATCTGGACGCGTCTGGAAGAGATGCGAATGCCGGTGTTTACCTTTATCGCCATGACGCTGGTAATGGCCTGGTTAGCCGGGGAGCTGTGGTTCGCCCGTCCGACGGATACGGCACTGTCCGGCTTCGCTGGCGCAGCCTCCCTGCTGCTCGGTAACGCAGTCTGGCTCGTCAGTCATTACCGCCGCCGCTTCCGCGCCGATACCGCAATCTCTACGGCATTTTACTTCGCCGGTCACTTCCTGATCGTCCGCGCGCTTTATTTGTAA
- the zntA gene encoding Zn(II)/Cd(II)/Pb(II) translocating P-type ATPase ZntA: protein MSAPESQDKKVPQFSSLKFTPAAQPSESCCADRACSSETAADNEALRHARYSWLVEGMDCAACARKVETAVRQVPGVSQVQVLFATEKLLVNADGDVRPQIESAVRAAGYQLRDENAPRQEESASWLRENLSLITLVVMMALSWGLTQLNPPLGEIAFIATTLVGLWPVARQAVRLIKSGSWFAIETLMSVAAIGALFIGATAEAAMVLLLFLIGERLEGWAASRARQGVSALMALKPDTAIRVRDGVRETVAQRDLRPGDVIEVAAGGRLPADGQLLSPFASFDESALTGESVPVERKAGERVAAGATSVDRLVQLTVISEPGDSAIDRILKLIEEAEERRAPIERFIDRFSRIYTPAIMVVALLVAVVPPLLFAGAWLPWIYKGLTLLLIGCPCALVISTPAAITSGLAVAARRGALIKGGAALEQLGRVRQVAFDKTGTLTIGQPRVTTVISTADINENELLALAAAVEQGSSHPLAQAVVREAEQRELVIPLAQDQRALAGSGIEAQVEGRRVLICAAGKNSAPQYDERIQQLESAGQTVVLVMRDETLLGILALRDTLRDDARQAVDELHQLGVQGVILTGDNPRAAAAIASELGLEFRAGLLPADKVQAVMALNAQAPLAMVGDGINDAPAMKAATIGIAMGSGTDVALETADAALTHNRLTGLAQMISLARATHANIRQNIAIALGLKGVFLVTTLLGLTGLWLAVLADTGATVLVTANALRLLRKK from the coding sequence ATGTCGGCTCCAGAATCGCAGGATAAAAAAGTCCCACAATTCTCATCATTAAAATTCACGCCAGCCGCGCAGCCTTCCGAAAGCTGCTGTGCGGATCGCGCCTGCAGCAGCGAAACCGCCGCTGACAATGAAGCGTTGCGTCACGCCCGCTATAGCTGGCTGGTAGAAGGTATGGATTGCGCGGCCTGCGCGCGCAAGGTCGAAACCGCCGTCCGCCAGGTGCCGGGAGTCAGCCAGGTTCAGGTGCTGTTTGCCACCGAAAAGCTGCTGGTTAACGCCGATGGCGATGTTCGCCCGCAAATTGAAAGCGCGGTGCGCGCTGCGGGTTACCAGCTACGCGATGAAAACGCCCCCCGACAAGAGGAGTCAGCCTCGTGGCTGCGCGAAAATCTGTCGCTCATTACCCTGGTCGTCATGATGGCCTTGAGCTGGGGGCTGACGCAGCTCAATCCGCCTCTTGGCGAAATCGCCTTCATCGCGACGACTCTTGTCGGCCTGTGGCCGGTCGCCCGCCAGGCAGTACGTCTGATCAAAAGCGGCAGCTGGTTCGCCATTGAAACGCTGATGAGCGTAGCGGCTATCGGCGCGTTGTTCATCGGCGCTACCGCTGAAGCGGCGATGGTGCTGCTGCTGTTCTTAATCGGCGAACGTCTTGAGGGCTGGGCCGCCAGCCGCGCACGGCAAGGCGTCAGCGCCTTGATGGCGCTGAAACCCGACACGGCAATCCGCGTGCGCGACGGCGTGCGTGAAACCGTAGCCCAGCGCGACCTGCGCCCCGGCGACGTGATTGAAGTCGCCGCCGGAGGCCGCCTGCCCGCCGATGGCCAGCTGCTCTCCCCCTTCGCCAGCTTTGATGAAAGTGCGTTAACCGGTGAATCCGTACCGGTAGAGCGTAAGGCCGGGGAACGCGTGGCGGCCGGCGCCACCAGCGTCGATCGTCTGGTACAGCTAACGGTTATCTCCGAACCCGGCGACAGCGCTATCGATCGCATCCTTAAGCTGATTGAAGAAGCGGAAGAGCGCCGCGCGCCGATTGAGCGTTTTATCGATCGCTTTAGCCGCATCTATACCCCGGCAATTATGGTCGTTGCGCTGCTGGTGGCTGTTGTTCCGCCGCTGCTGTTTGCGGGCGCCTGGCTACCGTGGATCTATAAAGGCTTAACGCTGCTGCTGATTGGCTGTCCGTGCGCGCTGGTGATCTCTACCCCGGCGGCGATTACCTCCGGGCTGGCGGTGGCGGCGCGTCGCGGCGCGCTGATTAAAGGCGGAGCGGCGCTGGAGCAGTTAGGCCGCGTGCGCCAGGTGGCGTTTGATAAAACCGGTACTCTCACTATCGGCCAGCCGCGCGTCACCACCGTTATTTCGACCGCAGACATCAATGAAAACGAGCTGCTGGCGCTGGCGGCTGCCGTGGAACAAGGCTCCAGCCATCCGTTAGCCCAGGCCGTCGTACGGGAAGCAGAGCAGCGAGAGCTGGTTATTCCGTTGGCTCAAGACCAGCGCGCGCTGGCCGGCTCCGGTATTGAAGCGCAGGTCGAAGGGCGCCGGGTGCTGATTTGCGCCGCCGGTAAAAATAGCGCTCCGCAGTACGATGAACGTATTCAGCAGCTGGAAAGCGCCGGACAGACGGTTGTACTGGTCATGCGCGATGAGACCCTGCTGGGGATTCTGGCGTTGCGCGATACGCTGCGCGATGATGCTCGCCAGGCGGTGGATGAGCTCCATCAGTTAGGCGTTCAGGGGGTCATACTTACCGGCGACAACCCGCGCGCGGCGGCGGCCATCGCCAGCGAACTGGGGCTGGAGTTCCGCGCCGGGCTGCTACCTGCGGATAAAGTACAGGCGGTCATGGCGCTTAACGCACAGGCGCCGCTGGCGATGGTCGGCGACGGTATCAACGATGCGCCGGCAATGAAAGCGGCGACCATCGGCATCGCCATGGGCAGCGGCACCGACGTTGCCCTGGAGACCGCCGACGCGGCTCTGACCCATAATCGCCTGACCGGACTGGCGCAGATGATTTCGCTGGCGCGCGCCACCCACGCCAATATCCGCCAGAATATCGCCATCGCTTTGGGTCTGAAGGGAGTTTTCCTGGTCACCACCCTGCTCGGTCTGACCGGCCTGTGGCTGGCGGTACTGGCGGATACCGGGGCAACGGTGCTGGTCACCGCCAACGCGTTGCGGTTGTTGCGTAAAAAATAA
- a CDS encoding DUF2004 domain-containing protein — protein MAITLNTARWGTLNIDEDDGFAEIVMLTVNGKQRNVWLNIFEDVLPATPAAKIIALLDSVPTCEEQIQNMLVREAGENAFIDDFLEYVQEYDEETLQTLNITTPTRLICAKSLILRGVGIWLAAPAPGTLSMTLDYGLPEEFSDQLLVFDFDENSTLRDISWES, from the coding sequence ATGGCCATTACGTTAAACACGGCACGCTGGGGAACGCTCAACATCGATGAAGATGATGGATTCGCGGAAATCGTTATGCTGACGGTAAACGGCAAACAGCGGAATGTCTGGCTGAATATATTTGAGGATGTACTGCCCGCAACGCCAGCAGCGAAAATCATCGCGTTGCTTGATAGCGTCCCTACCTGCGAAGAGCAGATCCAAAACATGCTCGTCCGGGAGGCGGGAGAAAACGCCTTTATTGATGATTTTCTTGAATATGTACAGGAATATGACGAAGAAACATTGCAGACGTTAAATATTACAACGCCGACCCGGCTCATCTGCGCCAAAAGCCTCATCCTGCGCGGTGTAGGGATTTGGCTGGCCGCTCCCGCGCCGGGTACTCTGAGCATGACGCTGGATTATGGGCTGCCAGAAGAGTTTTCCGACCAGTTGCTGGTATTTGATTTTGATGAAAACAGCACCCTGCGTGACATTTCCTGGGAAAGCTAA
- the tusA gene encoding sulfurtransferase TusA: MSELFSSPDHTLDAQGLRCPEPVMMVRKTVRTMPVGETLLIVADDPATTRDIPGFCRFMEHELLAQETEALPYRYLIRKSH, from the coding sequence ATGAGCGAACTTTTCTCCAGCCCTGACCATACGCTTGATGCGCAGGGGCTTCGTTGCCCGGAACCGGTAATGATGGTGCGCAAGACCGTGCGTACGATGCCGGTGGGCGAAACGCTGCTAATCGTTGCCGACGATCCGGCGACCACCCGCGATATTCCCGGTTTCTGCCGCTTTATGGAGCATGAGCTGCTGGCGCAGGAAACCGAGGCGCTGCCGTACCGTTATCTGATTCGTAAAAGCCACTGA
- a CDS encoding 7-cyano-7-deazaguanine/7-aminomethyl-7-deazaguanine transporter: MNPFTSLQRKKALFWLSLFHLLVITSSNYLVQLPISIFGFHTTWGAFSFPFIFLATDLTVRIFGAPLARRIIFAVMVPALLISYAVSALFYMGEWQGFAALASFNLFVARIATASFMAYALGQILDVHVFNRLRQNRRWWLAPTASTLFGNVSDTLAFFFIAFWRSPDPFMAAHWGEIAIVDYCFKVLISIVFFLPMYGMLLNMLLKKLADKSDLSAFQPG; this comes from the coding sequence ATGAATCCGTTTACTTCTCTTCAGCGTAAAAAAGCGCTGTTCTGGCTATCGCTTTTCCATCTGCTGGTCATTACCTCCAGTAACTATCTGGTACAGCTACCGATCTCCATTTTTGGTTTTCATACCACCTGGGGCGCGTTCAGCTTTCCGTTTATTTTCCTCGCCACCGATTTAACGGTGCGGATTTTCGGCGCTCCGCTGGCGCGACGCATTATCTTTGCGGTCATGGTCCCGGCGCTGCTTATCTCCTACGCGGTTTCCGCGCTGTTCTATATGGGCGAGTGGCAGGGTTTTGCCGCATTAGCCAGCTTTAACCTGTTTGTCGCCCGTATCGCCACCGCCAGCTTTATGGCTTACGCGCTGGGGCAAATCCTCGACGTCCACGTCTTTAATCGCCTGCGTCAGAACCGCCGCTGGTGGCTGGCGCCCACCGCGTCCACTCTTTTCGGCAACGTCAGCGATACCCTGGCCTTCTTCTTTATCGCCTTCTGGCGCAGCCCGGATCCGTTTATGGCGGCGCACTGGGGCGAAATCGCCATCGTTGATTACTGCTTCAAAGTGCTGATTAGCATTGTATTTTTCCTGCCAATGTATGGCATGTTGTTGAATATGCTGCTGAAAAAGCTGGCAGATAAATCTGATTTATCCGCATTCCAGCCAGGTTAA
- a CDS encoding DcrB family lipoprotein: MRNLVKYVGIGLLVMGLAACDNSDTKTPTAGAAAESNASGQPVNLLDGKLSFSLPAGMTDQSGKLGTQANNMHVYSDATGQKAVIVIVGDSTNEDLAVMTQRLEEQQRSRDPQLQVVSNKSIEVKGHTLQQLDTIISAKGQTAWSSVILGKVDDKLLTLQITLPADNQQKAQTEAENIINTLVIQ, translated from the coding sequence ATGCGCAATTTGGTTAAATATGTCGGTATTGGCCTGCTGGTTATGGGGCTTGCGGCCTGTGATAACAGCGACACAAAAACGCCGACTGCCGGGGCTGCTGCAGAAAGCAACGCCAGCGGGCAACCTGTTAATCTGCTGGACGGCAAACTGAGCTTCTCCTTGCCTGCCGGTATGACCGATCAGAGCGGCAAGCTGGGCACCCAGGCCAACAATATGCACGTCTATTCTGATGCCACCGGGCAGAAAGCGGTAATCGTGATTGTCGGCGACAGCACTAATGAAGATCTGGCCGTCATGACTCAGCGTCTGGAAGAGCAGCAGCGCAGCCGCGACCCGCAGCTGCAGGTTGTGAGCAACAAATCCATTGAGGTTAAAGGTCATACTCTGCAGCAGCTGGACACCATCATCTCCGCCAAAGGCCAGACCGCCTGGTCTTCGGTGATTCTCGGTAAGGTTGATGACAAACTGCTGACGCTGCAAATCACGCTGCCAGCAGACAACCAGCAGAAGGCGCAGACCGAAGCGGAAAATATTATTAACACCCTCGTCATCCAGTAA
- a CDS encoding MFS transporter, whose translation MPENVAEPALNGLRLNLRIVSVVIFNFASYLTIGLPLAVLPGYVHDVMGFSAFWAGLVISLQYFATLLSRPHAGRYADLLGPKKIVVFGLCGCFLSGLCYLLAAFSDGWPVVSLALLCLGRVILGIGQSFAGTGSTLWGVGVVGSLHIGRVISWNGIVTYGAMAMGAPLGVLCYSLIGLHGLALTIMAVALVAVLCALPRAAVKAGKGKAMSFRAVLGRVWLYGMALALASAGFGVIATFITLFYEAKGWDGAAFALTLFSCAFVGTRLLFPNGINRLGGLNVAMICFVVEIIGLLLVGFAHTPLMAKIGTFFAGAGFSLVFPALGVVAVKAVPQQNQGSALATYTVFMDLSLGVTGPLAGLLMAWTGISSIYLATAGLVAIALLLGWRLKKRPPVSEPKAAASGQ comes from the coding sequence ATGCCTGAAAACGTCGCCGAACCGGCGCTCAATGGATTGCGCCTCAATCTGCGGATTGTCTCTGTCGTTATTTTTAACTTTGCCAGCTACCTGACCATTGGCCTGCCGCTGGCGGTGCTGCCCGGCTATGTTCATGATGTGATGGGGTTTAGCGCTTTCTGGGCCGGGCTGGTGATTAGCCTTCAGTATTTCGCGACATTGCTGAGCCGGCCTCACGCCGGGCGCTACGCAGACCTGCTGGGGCCGAAAAAAATTGTCGTATTCGGTCTGTGCGGCTGTTTTCTGAGCGGGCTGTGCTATCTGCTGGCGGCGTTCAGCGACGGCTGGCCCGTTGTTAGCCTCGCGCTGTTGTGTCTTGGGCGCGTTATTCTCGGCATCGGGCAGAGCTTTGCGGGAACCGGCTCCACGCTATGGGGCGTCGGGGTGGTCGGGTCGCTGCATATCGGGCGGGTTATTTCCTGGAACGGGATTGTGACCTACGGGGCGATGGCAATGGGCGCACCGCTTGGCGTGCTCTGTTATTCGCTGATTGGCCTGCACGGGCTGGCGTTGACGATTATGGCAGTGGCGCTGGTGGCCGTGCTGTGTGCATTGCCGAGAGCGGCGGTGAAAGCGGGCAAGGGAAAAGCGATGTCGTTTCGCGCGGTGCTGGGGCGCGTCTGGCTCTACGGAATGGCTCTGGCGCTGGCATCTGCTGGTTTTGGCGTGATCGCCACCTTTATCACCCTGTTTTATGAAGCCAAAGGCTGGGACGGTGCGGCCTTCGCCCTGACGTTGTTTAGCTGCGCCTTCGTCGGCACTCGCCTGCTGTTTCCCAACGGAATCAACCGTCTCGGCGGGTTGAACGTAGCGATGATCTGTTTTGTCGTCGAGATTATCGGGCTGCTGTTAGTCGGATTCGCGCACACGCCGCTGATGGCGAAAATCGGTACTTTCTTTGCCGGAGCTGGTTTTTCGTTAGTTTTCCCGGCGCTTGGCGTGGTGGCGGTGAAGGCCGTGCCGCAGCAAAATCAGGGGTCTGCGCTGGCAACCTATACGGTCTTTATGGACCTCTCCCTGGGAGTAACCGGTCCGCTTGCCGGGCTGCTGATGGCGTGGACGGGCATTTCTTCGATCTATCTGGCGACGGCGGGGCTGGTTGCGATAGCGCTGCTGCTGGGGTGGCGGTTAAAAAAACGGCCCCCGGTCAGTGAACCGAAGGCCGCTGCGTCAGGCCAGTAG
- a CDS encoding AI-2E family transporter: MTTPQPDKTGMHILLKLASLVVILAGIHAAADIIVQLLLALFFAIVLNPLVTWFIRRGVRRPVAITIVVVVMLIVLTALIGVLAASVNEFVAMLPKYNKELTAKVLRLQEMLPFLHIHMSPERMLQRMDSDKLMTFTTVLMTGLSGAMASVILLVMTVVFMLFEVRHVPYKLRFALNNPQIHIAGLHRALKGVSHYLALKTLLSLWTGVIIWLGLMLMDVQFALMWGVLAFLLNYVPNIGSVISAVPPMIQALLFNGYYECLLVGALFLVVHMIIGNILEPRMMGHRLGMSTLVVFLSLLVWGWLLGPVGMLLSVPLTSVCKIWMETTKGGSKLAILLGPGRPKSRLPG, encoded by the coding sequence ATGACAACCCCTCAGCCCGATAAAACGGGCATGCATATTCTGCTCAAACTGGCATCGCTGGTGGTTATCCTCGCCGGTATTCATGCCGCAGCAGATATCATCGTGCAGCTACTCCTGGCGCTTTTCTTCGCTATAGTCCTCAACCCTCTGGTCACCTGGTTTATTCGTCGCGGCGTCCGTCGCCCGGTAGCCATTACTATCGTGGTGGTGGTGATGCTGATCGTGCTCACCGCGTTAATTGGCGTACTGGCCGCGTCGGTTAACGAATTCGTTGCCATGCTGCCGAAGTATAATAAAGAGCTGACGGCGAAAGTCCTGCGGCTGCAGGAGATGCTACCGTTTTTGCATATCCACATGTCCCCGGAGCGTATGCTGCAACGCATGGACTCTGACAAGCTGATGACCTTCACAACCGTCCTTATGACCGGGCTGTCTGGCGCTATGGCCAGCGTCATTTTGCTGGTCATGACCGTGGTCTTTATGCTTTTTGAAGTCCGCCATGTGCCTTATAAACTCCGCTTTGCCCTCAATAACCCGCAAATCCATATCGCCGGTCTGCACCGGGCCCTGAAAGGCGTTTCGCATTATCTGGCGCTGAAAACGCTGCTCAGCCTGTGGACCGGGGTGATTATCTGGTTAGGGCTGATGCTGATGGACGTTCAGTTTGCGCTGATGTGGGGCGTGCTGGCTTTTCTGCTGAACTATGTGCCGAACATTGGCTCGGTGATTTCCGCCGTCCCGCCAATGATCCAGGCGCTACTCTTCAACGGTTATTATGAATGCCTGCTGGTGGGCGCGCTCTTTTTAGTCGTGCATATGATTATCGGTAATATTCTCGAACCGCGCATGATGGGCCACCGACTGGGGATGTCGACGCTGGTAGTCTTTCTTTCATTGCTGGTCTGGGGATGGCTGCTCGGCCCGGTGGGGATGCTGCTGTCGGTGCCGTTAACCAGCGTCTGTAAAATATGGATGGAAACCACCAAAGGCGGCAGCAAGTTAGCCATCCTGCTCGGGCCCGGACGGCCGAAAAGCAGGCTACCGGGCTAG
- the arnF gene encoding 4-amino-4-deoxy-L-arabinose-phosphoundecaprenol flippase subunit ArnF has protein sequence MGLVWALLSVGLVSGAQLLLRSAMVELPPLTDLLTFLNHLLHLRAGTLGLAFGLLGYLLSMVCWYFALHQLPLAKAYALLSLSYILVWAAAIWLPGWHEPFHWQSLLGVLLIVAGVLTIFWPVKRRG, from the coding sequence ATGGGTTTAGTCTGGGCGTTACTTAGCGTCGGTCTGGTGAGTGGCGCGCAGCTGCTGCTGCGCAGCGCGATGGTCGAACTGCCGCCGCTGACGGATTTACTCACCTTTCTCAACCATCTGCTGCATCTGCGGGCGGGCACTCTCGGCCTGGCGTTCGGCCTGTTGGGTTATCTCCTGTCGATGGTCTGCTGGTACTTCGCCCTGCATCAACTGCCGCTGGCGAAGGCCTATGCGTTGCTGAGTCTGAGCTACATTCTGGTCTGGGCCGCCGCCATCTGGCTCCCCGGCTGGCATGAGCCTTTCCACTGGCAATCGCTGCTCGGTGTGCTGCTGATTGTCGCCGGGGTGCTGACTATCTTCTGGCCGGTAAAGCGGCGGGGCTAG